From the Plutella xylostella chromosome 5, ilPluXylo3.1, whole genome shotgun sequence genome, the window TGATTAGAACCTGTATACGGTTGACGGCGTTTTGTTGCTGGATTTTGTAAGTTATCATAAATTTTTGCTTTTAGTTTCTAAAAGTACTTGACACTGAATCGTAATTTTGAGACGGATGTTCTAGGGGACACTCCATAATGTAACgcattttttttggaaaagaCGACAGATGGTTACAAAAGTTCTTTGTCCATCAGTAGAGTATTGTCTGAATTTATCAGAGCATCAGGCACTGTGGTGCATGTTTAGTAATGTGGTGGTTGCAATGTATTGCAGCTGGGCGACGGTGTACGCGGCGCAGATGAACCCGCTGATCGCGCCGGAGCTGCTCGCGCGCGACCTCGCCTGGCTCGCGCACAAATGGGTAGGTAACTACTGCTGAACACGTGTACATTGTGTAGGGAACCCCAATGTATAATCTCTAGTCTATCTAAGTCTCAGTTTgaacttaatttatataaatttgcaTGAATTCTATAGTGTACGTAATCCAAAAAGTTGTACGTACTGTATAGTGCAAAGCATGGAGaactaatatttatgtaacatcattttatttacccatgtttacaataaatgaattattatctttatctaTCTTAATAATTACCTCCTGTGTGAATACTGGCGGGAGCAAACGTAAAATGTGACGATCATCGTAGAAGTTCTATATAGCCTCaaatatcatttaaaaaattacaatattcaTTGTAATATAACAACGTTTGTTACTTTTCAGGGTGACCCAGCTTAAGATAATTTTGTGTTCGTCGATTAAGAGGaagattatatttatttaagttatgtgaGTATTCAATTTACTAGCttaattaaagttttaaaatttatttttgcgTTTTTGAAGTAGAACTCTCTcacagttacaaaaaaaaaggttGGCCGCACTCCATTTCAAATGAAATTCAGCAAGTCGTTACTTATAATTGGTTCAGTTTACTGCTGAACCCTAAAAAGTCGAGGAAGAACAACTTTACACTCAATTTAAAACGAAATGCCCTGTACGCAAGTTTCGGCCGGCAGCAGCGCTGGGAGCTCGCGGGAATGTAGCTCTTAATGTGAAGGGCAGAGGGCCGGCAGTCGCGCGCGCCTCGGCTGATTCCCGATGTAAACACTAATACATATTAATGCCTTTTGgaagcgccgccgccgccgccgccgccgccgcggggaCCGGACCGGGTGTGTGTCCCACATAAATACGTCAATTCTAAataaactgtatttttattgtaaaataatccATCCATAAGTAAATCagaaatattcataaaatagcttattttaaattactcaCGATTTGTTTCTGTTATATACCCAATTAATTCAAAAACTTATATTACAAAAAAGAGTTTGAGTAAGTAGTTTTTTGAAAGGTGTTTCACATGCAAGTTTTGGGAACGTGAAAGATGAAAGAAAAAACTGAGAACTTTCTACGGAGTTCTATGCTACGAGTTACTACGCTGCTGCTACGAGTTGCTACGATGTTGCTACGAGTTGCTATGCTACGATGTTGCTACTAGTTGCTACGATCGCTATGACGTAGTTATTTGAACATGATTTGCACCAGTTTGGTTAATACataactaattattataaatagatacattgtacatacatatgcttACGTCTGTACTTAATCCCCGAAGGGATAGCGCAAGCGAGTCATCTCGCATTACGCTGTAGTTACATTtgcactcacgtgataggttatCGTATCGCCGTTTTCGGAATAATCACAATGCACTAGAGTTCATCTaaaaatctagatgtgctgcATCCATCACCGTAATAACACGTGATATAGTTGaacttaaattctttatttctaAAGAGCATGGCATCGAACCTGAATGAAAGTGGAGATCTGTAGTGAATTTTATCCGGTTCACCACCACAGCTctctattaaaaatattttattataaaagttataaaagtaaaaccTACGAAATAggttattatttataggtactactACCACtggttattattctgtgctacTACAAAGGTGTTATACACGGTATTCGACTGCGAAATTCGTTGTATCGTACGTTGTTGTGTGTCTAGTTTTGGCCTCAAACAACCGCAAGTTCTGCAAACcgacaaattaataatattttttaactttaactatacTATTAGGAGCAGGTAatattatagatttaatttgtatattttttctagttcgtttttttgtatcataaataaataacgccAATTTACAGAATCCAACAATTTTCttaattttcttttgtatgaatttaaataaaagtaatttcattcaaatattGTAATCAGCCCCGCTTTTCATTGAAATTCATGACAGTAGTAACGTCTTTTCTTTGTCTAGACTAGACCCAGGACCTAATTAGGCATCTCTGTTTCAAGGTCAATGACCTGTCCACCGCGACCGCCACCGCCGTAGGTGCGTCAGCCGTAATtaataaatcttattttatacaaaaaccTTGAGAATCTTTAAACAATAGAACCCAAACATTTTTCAGCTAAAATTTATTTACCAAAAGATTCATCTGAAAGAACAACAATCATGAAAAAACAGCGGCCCCACCGATACTTTACTTTACACAACTCCTATTTCAATAATGACTGCCCCTCGCCACTCTAACTTAGACTTTACGTATTAGACCACGAGAGCGGTATTGGCTCGGCGGCGCGGCCGGCGGTTGCGCTGTTTCAGTTGGAACTTGCGCTAAAAGTATGCCTTTTGTCGGGTGTAATCTGCAGATATAATGTCACGTCATCAATCTCGCGCGCGGACGCTCGTGTTCTACTCTCGCCCTTATTTTGATTACGGTAATATCGAATTTTGCATAGTTGACGATAGAATTTTGGAGCAAGTTTTAATGAGTTACTCAAAGGTCACTACATCACGTGGTCGTCCAATTCTACGTGAATAGCACAATTTGTAATCGTAAGGCATGAGCGATGAATGGACATCAGAGACTGACTGCAGGCTGGTTGCAGCTGTGGCGGTGCGAAGAAACACGATGTTCTCATTAAGGCGGTTATTTTCCAAAATTCCAGTTAATACAGTCTACTTTTACTGAACTATCAGCCGCAGGTCACCACTACACTGGCATTAAGCCGAGTGTGGGTACCACTGTTATTTGGTGttgcaatatttttctttaataaattaatgctgatttcctttttttttatgtgttcTAATACGTAGATGGAGagatgtatattttaataagaatGCTATATCACGTAACGGACTAAAAGTTAATAACGATTTCATGACGTTGTTGAATGTAAATGTATTTACTATGAAAAGAATGCGTCGCGAATAGATCTCATTGACCGCCCGAGAGCCGGCTCGTTTCTCTAAATAAATGCCTGAATTTAAATACGAAAAAACTGCTTATTTTGTACACAAAGAATTGTACAGATCATTTGTATCGCAACACAAAGGAATATGAGCTTTACGTTTAATATTCGTTTTGTTGAAACATTTTTGAATCCCTAGTTATTTTGTGGACTCTCGGCGGCGCGATGTGCACacgcacacatacacacacacacacacagagcCTTGTCATCGCTTCTCAgcatttgaatttagaattattattttataagcaaTCATCATCAAAACAAAACCTTGTATTTTACATtgtctaataaaataaccaaTGTTAACCAATTTGTAATGCAGCTTTTACAGTCGCCTTTTCCTCACTTGAATTTTTCTTTTTCGCTCATTATTGTGCAATTATGGTTTCTCAGTGAATTTCCCTATATAATATTTGCCAGTATAAACTGATACTATGTACCTTCTTACTTTTTGGCAAATAAAGACTTAGGTATTTGTTATTCAGGATGTTAATCTCATACTCTCATAAACTAAATGTGAACTTTAGCACCTGCAGGCACTGTTAATGTAAATTTATCTGGCACTGAACAATATAGGGACGGGAGCTATTCAGGCAGAGTGACGCCGACAAGCAGGTTCACTGGAACCACTCGCCTCGACAACATGGTGTGTTTCAGAGATGATAAACAAATCTGGAATTCTCCATTAAAAAGCATGATTAGGAAAACTCACAAATGTACTCAGTCCCCCGACCCTTAATGATATTTTTGAATCATCAATCAAGATAGCAGTTTGCATATATGTCTGAGTACTCGCAACGAAATATCTGCTGAAAGTGGATGCCACACTGCTtgaaaacaaattgttttattaaatagagTTAGATGAGGCGTGCCGGAGtgggtgagtgagtgagtgagtgagtgaatgagtgagtgagtgagtgagtgagtgagtgagctGTGCGCGTGGTGTTTGTCGACGCGTCTCGTGCGGGGCTCCGGCTAGTGGGTCAACAATTAGCAGCTTAATTGCTGCATTTGTCACCCTCCCCCGCTCCCCGCACccctcgcccccgcccccgcccccgcctgCTGCCGCACGACTCTCGAGTGCTTGTTATTCGCGATTTGATTAAAAGATTAACTAAAATATTGCCGCCTTAATGAACTTCCTTACACGTTCCGCTTTGTCCAACACGACTGCTAACAATTCTGTAGTTTAGCATCAATTGGAAAACTTGACAACACCTAAATCTAAATTCTGAGTTCACTGCTCCTAaataactattatttattatgtccTTGCCAGTTTCATCTTTATTAGCTCTACCGTTGaaatactcaatactcaatgaaaaaatattattgtataataacCATAATCAAGCTGTTAGATTATCAAAGCCTCAAATTGGTAA encodes:
- the LOC119692425 gene encoding V-type proton ATPase subunit e-like — encoded protein: MSGPAMGSRLPLLVATALALAAALLLPLLFRRGQHVLLIRTCIRLTAFCCWIFWATVYAAQMNPLIAPELLARDLAWLAHKWGDPA